A stretch of the Lactuca sativa cultivar Salinas chromosome 9, Lsat_Salinas_v11, whole genome shotgun sequence genome encodes the following:
- the LOC111918240 gene encoding protein RER1B has product MEGVGGGDGTSAASLDQWRQFSRLFQIYLDKTTPHAVYRWIGTAALVFLYALRVYYIQGFYIVSYGLGIYILNLLIGFLSPLVDPELEPSDGPLLPTKGSDEFKPFIRRLPEFKFWYAITKAFIISFLMTFFSMFDVPVFWPILLCYWFVLFALTMKRQIMHMVKYRYVPFNIGKQKYGGKKSSAGGSSSGSRAD; this is encoded by the exons ATGGAGGGTGTTGGAGGTGGTGATGGTACCTCTGCTGCATCTTTGGATCAATGGAGGCAGTTTTCAAGGCTTTTCCAGATTTACCTGGATAAAACTACCCCACATGCAGTTTATAGATGGATTGGAACTGCAGCTTTAGTGTTTCTTTATGCACTGAGAGTTTATTATATTCAAGGGTTCTACATTGTTAGCTATGGTCTTGGAATCTACATACTGAACTTGTTGATTGGGTTTCTATCACCACTTGTTGACCCTGAACTGGAACCTTCTGATGGTCCTCTGCTACCTACAAAAGGCTCAGATGAATTCAAGCCTTTCATCCGACGGCTACCTGAGTTCAAGTTCTG GTATGCCATCACAAAGGCTTTCATCATATCATTCTTGATGACCTTCTTCTCCATGTTTGATGTTCCTGTTTTTTGGCCAATACTACTTTGTTATTGGTTTGTGCTCTTTGCCCTTACAATGAAACGCCAAATCATGCACATGGTCAAATACAGATATGTCCCTTTCAATATTGGAAAACAG AAATATGGTGGTAAGAAATCCTCAGCAGGTGGTAGCAGCAGTGGCTCACGTGCAGACTGA